In Amycolatopsis jiangsuensis, the following proteins share a genomic window:
- a CDS encoding YbaB/EbfC family nucleoid-associated protein has product MEPNLRPGEDIQHYVERQAVEMRERASELEEAFAAAAATVTSRDGSVTVSLAPNGALRSIQLGRNACGLGEARLTTAIMETVRQAQSQTARAVASSAEAILGGGEAVEMMKSFLPPEPVADDGGADPNKFGEDMAPDDDPPPPPRPGMQPPRPPAPPPPPPRTSRPAPRRRPADDDEDEANPW; this is encoded by the coding sequence GTGGAGCCGAATCTGAGGCCCGGCGAGGACATACAGCACTATGTCGAGCGGCAGGCCGTCGAAATGCGGGAACGGGCGTCGGAGCTGGAGGAGGCGTTCGCCGCCGCGGCGGCGACGGTGACCTCGCGCGACGGTTCCGTCACCGTGTCCCTGGCGCCGAACGGCGCGCTGCGCAGCATCCAGCTCGGCAGGAATGCGTGCGGGCTGGGGGAGGCGCGGCTGACCACGGCGATCATGGAGACCGTGCGGCAGGCGCAGAGCCAGACCGCGCGCGCGGTGGCGAGTTCGGCCGAGGCGATCCTGGGCGGCGGTGAGGCCGTCGAGATGATGAAGAGCTTCCTGCCACCCGAACCGGTGGCCGACGACGGCGGGGCGGACCCGAACAAGTTCGGCGAGGACATGGCGCCCGACGACGATCCGCCCCCGCCGCCGAGGCCGGGCATGCAGCCGCCGAGGCCGCCCGCGCCGCCCCCGCCCCCGCCGAGGACGTCGCGGCCCGCGCCGCGTCGCCGCCCGGCCGACGACGACGAAGACGAGGCGAATCCCTGGTGA
- a CDS encoding PucR family transcriptional regulator: protein MHEPADREHREAPGTGIPAQRLWVSLPGDLARRFRPHAGNLGKEILRAIQREVPEYAKPLEGAFGAVIIKAIGEAVIGSIDSIDGRPSTQDNWGELFRDLGRGVQKGGGSLDSLQASYRVGGQAAWRYVAGWGQRTGMPIPLLCVCAEAIFAVIEEISSYSVEGYTVAQTSAAGALERRRRRLLELLLATPPSSPQGIADAADAAGWRLPEWVNAVALAPPGEQQADELPPAGLPADVLVDLESTQPCVVSPDPESDLRQLRPALPGWHLAVGPRVRPADTATSLKWACRTLRLARRGVIDARPVADSAEHLSTVWLMHDDFLLAELTRRALGPMTGLTTKQREKLGETLLAWLEWAGSTPEIAKTLRIHPQTVRYRVHQLTELFGDRLHDPAARLDIQLALHAHRLRGTWPPAA from the coding sequence ATGCACGAACCTGCCGATCGCGAGCACCGGGAGGCACCGGGCACCGGCATTCCGGCGCAACGGCTGTGGGTGTCGCTGCCCGGCGACCTCGCCCGGCGGTTCCGGCCGCACGCGGGCAACCTGGGCAAGGAGATCCTGCGGGCGATCCAGCGTGAGGTGCCCGAGTACGCCAAACCGCTGGAAGGCGCGTTCGGCGCGGTCATCATCAAGGCCATCGGGGAAGCCGTCATCGGCTCCATCGACAGCATCGACGGCCGTCCCTCCACACAGGACAACTGGGGCGAGCTGTTCCGGGACTTGGGCCGCGGGGTGCAGAAAGGCGGCGGCAGCCTCGACTCGCTGCAGGCCTCCTACCGGGTCGGCGGGCAGGCGGCCTGGCGTTATGTCGCGGGCTGGGGCCAGCGCACCGGCATGCCCATTCCCCTGCTGTGTGTCTGCGCCGAGGCGATCTTCGCCGTGATCGAGGAGATCTCGTCCTATTCGGTCGAAGGCTACACAGTGGCCCAGACCAGTGCCGCGGGTGCGCTGGAGCGACGACGGCGCCGTCTGCTGGAGCTGCTGCTGGCCACGCCGCCGTCGTCCCCGCAGGGCATCGCCGACGCCGCGGACGCCGCGGGCTGGCGACTCCCGGAATGGGTCAACGCCGTGGCACTGGCCCCACCCGGAGAGCAGCAGGCCGACGAACTGCCACCGGCAGGCCTGCCCGCGGACGTCCTCGTGGACCTTGAAAGCACACAGCCCTGTGTGGTGTCCCCGGATCCCGAGAGCGACCTGCGGCAGCTGCGTCCCGCGCTGCCGGGCTGGCACCTCGCCGTGGGGCCGCGGGTGCGTCCGGCCGATACGGCCACCTCACTGAAGTGGGCGTGCCGGACCCTGCGGCTGGCGCGGCGAGGGGTCATCGACGCCCGGCCGGTCGCCGACAGCGCCGAGCACCTCAGCACGGTGTGGCTGATGCACGACGACTTCCTGCTGGCCGAGCTCACGCGCCGAGCGCTCGGACCGATGACCGGCCTGACCACGAAGCAGCGGGAGAAGCTGGGCGAGACGCTGCTGGCGTGGCTGGAATGGGCCGGCAGCACCCCGGAGATCGCGAAAACGCTCCGGATCCACCCGCAGACGGTGCGGTACCGCGTGCACCAGCTGACGGAACTGTTCGGCGACCGGCTGCACGATCCGGCTGCCCGGCTGGACATCCAGCTCGCGCTGCACGCCCACCGGCTGCGGGGCACCTGGCCACCGGCGGCCTGA
- a CDS encoding helix-turn-helix domain-containing protein: protein MNDEQDRLAERLRRCRESSGLPQRVIAERLGVPRSAVSGFESGTRKVDCLELKSLAALYRRPVGYFLEEEAVRPPETARLLLLYQRLGTADRARLVEYAELLEIATSARTRPGGAPARAARGPSAVDTPSAGGPA, encoded by the coding sequence GTGAACGATGAGCAGGACCGGCTCGCCGAGCGGTTGCGCAGGTGCCGCGAATCCTCCGGGCTGCCGCAGCGGGTGATCGCCGAACGGCTGGGCGTGCCGCGGTCGGCGGTGTCGGGATTCGAGTCCGGTACCCGGAAGGTCGACTGCCTGGAACTCAAGTCCCTCGCCGCGCTCTACCGGCGGCCGGTCGGGTACTTCCTCGAGGAGGAGGCCGTGCGTCCGCCCGAGACCGCGCGGCTGTTGCTGCTCTACCAGCGGCTGGGCACCGCGGATCGCGCCCGGCTGGTGGAGTACGCCGAACTGCTCGAAATCGCCACCAGTGCGCGCACACGGCCGGGCGGGGCCCCCGCGCGCGCCGCGCGTGGTCCGTCCGCAGTGGACACACCGTCCGCCGGCGGGCCGGCGTGA
- a CDS encoding lipase family protein, protein MLALGVAAVSTPVAAAPAAPAAEGLPGPFDDSFYTAPAPLPSGQPGDVLRWRPAVPAMNAANADAWEVMYLSTNAQGRPDAVTGTILVPKGVDPAAAPIVGYAVGTQGPAFKCTASKAIERGTLYDQPAINDSLSSGYAVAVTDYEGYSPSTVPTYITGQSMGPAVIDSVRAAQRLSAAKLSKTAKVIFQGYSQGGGGALWAGEKQPAYAPELNLVGVAAGGVPADLTEVAKGLDGYIGFGFLAFAAVGLDAAYPDLKLDSYLNDTGREQLADAKKNACVVELLSNYPFKKISDYTTSNPLDTPQWKARLAENKLGATPPQVPVFQYHASTDEIVNTPQADALHKSYCAAGVREQWQTYVSDHLSGIFAGNGDAHQWITQRFAGAEAPSNC, encoded by the coding sequence ATGCTGGCGCTCGGCGTCGCCGCGGTCAGCACCCCGGTGGCGGCCGCTCCCGCGGCCCCGGCCGCCGAAGGGCTGCCCGGCCCGTTCGACGACTCGTTCTACACCGCCCCCGCCCCGCTGCCGTCCGGGCAGCCCGGTGACGTACTCCGCTGGCGCCCGGCGGTGCCGGCGATGAACGCGGCCAATGCCGATGCGTGGGAGGTCATGTACCTCTCCACCAACGCGCAGGGCCGGCCGGACGCGGTGACCGGCACGATCCTCGTCCCGAAGGGCGTCGACCCGGCCGCCGCTCCGATCGTCGGTTACGCGGTGGGAACACAGGGGCCGGCGTTCAAGTGCACGGCGTCCAAGGCGATCGAGCGCGGCACGTTGTACGACCAGCCGGCCATCAACGACTCGCTCTCCAGCGGCTACGCCGTCGCGGTCACCGACTACGAGGGCTACTCGCCCTCCACCGTCCCGACCTACATCACCGGGCAGTCGATGGGCCCGGCGGTGATCGACTCGGTCCGGGCGGCGCAGCGGTTGTCCGCAGCGAAGCTGTCGAAAACGGCCAAGGTGATCTTCCAGGGTTACTCCCAGGGCGGCGGCGGTGCGTTGTGGGCCGGGGAGAAACAGCCCGCCTACGCCCCTGAGCTCAACCTGGTCGGGGTCGCGGCGGGCGGGGTCCCTGCCGACCTGACCGAGGTCGCGAAGGGACTCGACGGCTACATCGGGTTCGGGTTCCTCGCCTTTGCCGCGGTCGGGCTGGACGCTGCCTACCCCGACCTCAAGCTGGACTCCTACCTCAACGACACCGGCCGCGAGCAGCTCGCCGACGCCAAGAAGAACGCCTGCGTGGTCGAACTGCTGAGCAACTACCCGTTCAAGAAGATCAGCGACTACACGACGTCGAATCCGCTGGACACCCCGCAGTGGAAGGCGCGCCTTGCCGAGAACAAGCTGGGCGCCACCCCGCCGCAGGTGCCGGTCTTCCAGTACCACGCCAGCACCGACGAGATCGTGAACACCCCGCAGGCCGACGCACTGCACAAGAGCTACTGCGCGGCCGGGGTCCGGGAGCAGTGGCAGACCTACGTCTCCGACCACCTGAGCGGGATCTTCGCCGGCAACGGTGACGCGCACCAGTGGATCACGCAGCGGTTCGCCGGCGCCGAGGCACCGTCCAACTGCTGA
- a CDS encoding alpha/beta hydrolase, whose protein sequence is MTNQRTGRRRRRLAGLAVLFAAVLTGTGLAQVPVASAGPVTTAATADDGAKVTEETWVDSRTVDLRIDSPALGTSGMVRLVVPSGWAAQPDRTWPTLYLLHGCCEPVDYQSWDQFTDVKAFTADKDTILVLPSDGLAGMYTKWWNLGLKDTPDWETFHTAEVRQIVERGFRGGTRRAVAGVSIGGYGALAYAFKHPGMFGAAASYSGVPNTLYPGTAGVIKGILARGGFYNFFDLWGDEVANWPIWSANNPFDHVDDLRGTALYLSCGNGRTGPLDPPGQSDPLEPSALLTSRSFTDRLQQKGIPATVDYYGPGTHSWPYWQRALHDSWPILAKALGLPA, encoded by the coding sequence ATGACCAACCAGCGGACCGGCCGGAGAAGACGGCGTCTGGCCGGGCTGGCGGTGCTCTTCGCCGCGGTGCTCACCGGAACGGGCCTGGCGCAGGTCCCGGTGGCCTCCGCGGGTCCAGTCACCACTGCCGCCACCGCCGACGACGGGGCGAAGGTGACCGAGGAAACCTGGGTGGACTCGCGCACCGTCGATCTCCGGATCGACTCGCCCGCGCTGGGCACGAGCGGCATGGTCCGGCTGGTCGTGCCCTCGGGCTGGGCGGCGCAGCCGGACCGGACCTGGCCGACGCTCTATCTGCTGCACGGCTGCTGTGAGCCGGTGGACTACCAGTCCTGGGACCAGTTCACCGACGTCAAGGCGTTCACCGCGGACAAGGACACGATCCTGGTGCTGCCCAGCGACGGGCTGGCCGGGATGTACACCAAGTGGTGGAACCTCGGGCTGAAGGACACGCCGGACTGGGAGACCTTCCACACCGCCGAGGTCCGCCAGATCGTGGAGCGCGGTTTCCGCGGCGGGACCCGCCGGGCGGTCGCGGGTGTTTCGATCGGCGGTTACGGCGCGCTGGCCTACGCTTTCAAACATCCGGGGATGTTCGGTGCCGCGGCCTCCTACAGCGGGGTGCCGAATACGCTCTACCCGGGCACCGCGGGAGTCATCAAGGGAATTCTGGCGCGCGGCGGATTCTACAACTTCTTCGACCTGTGGGGCGACGAGGTGGCGAACTGGCCGATCTGGTCGGCGAACAATCCCTTCGACCACGTCGACGATTTACGCGGAACCGCGCTGTACCTTTCCTGCGGCAACGGCCGGACCGGCCCGCTCGATCCGCCGGGCCAGTCCGATCCGCTGGAGCCCTCGGCGCTGCTGACGTCCCGGAGTTTCACCGACCGGCTGCAGCAGAAGGGCATCCCGGCGACGGTCGACTACTACGGGCCGGGCACGCACAGCTGGCCGTACTGGCAGCGCGCACTGCACGACTCGTGGCCGATCCTGGCGAAGGCGCTCGGTCTTCCGGCCTGA
- a CDS encoding acyl-CoA carboxylase subunit beta — MTLEDLSFTPTTSFRIADLATRQDEVVRIAEKRAIDRQHAKGKLTARERIDLLVDPGSFVELDQLARHRCTEFGMDANRPYGDGVVTGHATVDGRQICLFSQDFSVFGGSMGEVFGEKVLKVMDLAMTLGCPVVGINDSGGARIQEGVVSLAYYAELGRRNALASGVIPQISMIMGPCAGGAVYSPAITDFTVMVEDTSHMFVTGPDVVHAVTGERVSAQELGGAGTNSEVAGNAHHRAADEHDAIEWVQVLLGYLPSNNLDPAPEYTDDTDPGITAADLELDRLVPDALNQVYDMTEVIARLVDDGEFTEIHGAFAPNMICAFARIQGHTVGVVANQPRCQAGVIDIDASEKAARFVRFCDAFGIPLLTLADVPGYLPGVDQERGGIIRRGAKLIYAYAEATVPKVTVVTRKAYGGGYAVMGSKHLGADVNIAWPTAEIAVMGAEGAVQVLHRRELAGLPPDELARARRRLTEEYRERHASPYLAAERGYVDQVLAPSQTRVQVARALRALRTKRQALPAKKHGNIPL, encoded by the coding sequence ATGACGCTCGAAGACCTCTCCTTCACACCGACCACGTCGTTCCGGATCGCCGATCTGGCCACCCGCCAGGACGAGGTGGTCCGGATCGCCGAGAAGCGCGCGATCGACCGCCAGCACGCCAAGGGCAAGCTGACCGCCCGCGAGCGGATCGACCTGCTGGTCGACCCGGGTTCCTTCGTCGAGCTCGACCAGCTCGCCCGGCACCGCTGCACCGAGTTCGGGATGGACGCCAACCGCCCCTACGGCGACGGCGTGGTCACCGGGCACGCCACTGTGGACGGACGGCAGATCTGCCTGTTCTCCCAGGACTTCAGCGTGTTCGGCGGAAGCATGGGAGAGGTCTTCGGCGAAAAGGTGCTCAAGGTCATGGACCTGGCCATGACGCTGGGCTGCCCGGTGGTGGGCATCAACGACTCCGGCGGCGCCCGGATCCAGGAAGGCGTGGTGTCGCTCGCCTACTACGCGGAACTGGGCCGCCGCAACGCACTCGCCTCCGGGGTGATCCCGCAGATCTCGATGATCATGGGCCCGTGTGCCGGCGGCGCGGTGTACTCGCCGGCGATCACCGACTTCACCGTGATGGTGGAGGACACCTCGCACATGTTCGTGACCGGTCCGGACGTGGTGCACGCGGTGACCGGGGAACGGGTGAGCGCCCAGGAACTCGGCGGGGCCGGCACCAACAGCGAGGTCGCGGGCAACGCCCACCACCGCGCGGCCGACGAGCACGACGCGATCGAATGGGTCCAGGTCCTGCTCGGCTACCTCCCGTCGAACAACCTCGATCCGGCCCCGGAGTACACCGACGACACCGATCCCGGGATCACCGCCGCGGACCTCGAACTGGACCGGCTCGTCCCGGATGCGCTGAACCAGGTCTACGACATGACCGAGGTGATCGCCCGGCTGGTCGACGACGGCGAGTTCACCGAGATCCACGGTGCCTTCGCCCCCAACATGATCTGCGCTTTCGCCCGGATACAGGGGCACACGGTCGGCGTCGTGGCCAACCAGCCCCGCTGCCAGGCCGGCGTGATCGACATCGACGCCTCGGAGAAGGCGGCCCGGTTCGTGCGGTTCTGCGACGCGTTCGGCATTCCGCTGCTCACCCTCGCCGACGTCCCCGGGTACCTGCCGGGAGTGGACCAGGAACGCGGCGGGATCATCCGCCGCGGCGCGAAGCTGATCTACGCCTACGCCGAGGCGACCGTGCCGAAGGTGACCGTGGTGACCCGCAAGGCCTACGGCGGGGGGTACGCCGTGATGGGGTCCAAACACCTCGGCGCGGACGTCAACATCGCCTGGCCCACCGCGGAGATCGCGGTGATGGGCGCGGAGGGCGCGGTGCAGGTGCTGCACCGGCGCGAACTCGCGGGACTGCCGCCGGACGAGCTGGCCAGGGCCCGGCGCCGGCTGACCGAGGAGTACCGGGAACGCCACGCCAGCCCCTATCTCGCCGCCGAACGCGGCTACGTCGACCAGGTCCTCGCCCCCTCGCAGACCCGCGTCCAGGTGGCTCGCGCCCTGCGGGCGCTGCGGACCAAGCGCCAGGCCCTGCCGGCCAAGAAGCACGGGAACATCCCCCTGTGA